In Methanosarcina barkeri MS, a single window of DNA contains:
- a CDS encoding DJ-1/PfpI family protein — MTETEYKDKKILLVIAQEQFRDEECFVPKQLFEAAGVKVTIAAESKKTSKGMLGGTIKPDIAISDARIDDYDAIVISGGSGSKKYLWDNRALQALVKEADDLKKVLSAICISPVVLARTGILKDKESTVFKSPDTVRELKEHGAIYLDREVVVSGRVVTGRDPASADAFGKAVLEALKKA; from the coding sequence ATGACAGAAACCGAGTATAAAGATAAGAAAATCCTGCTTGTAATCGCCCAGGAGCAATTCAGGGACGAGGAATGTTTTGTTCCGAAACAGCTTTTTGAGGCTGCAGGAGTAAAAGTTACCATTGCAGCCGAATCTAAGAAAACGTCTAAAGGGATGCTCGGAGGAACAATCAAGCCTGATATCGCGATCTCAGACGCCAGAATTGACGACTATGATGCAATAGTAATCTCAGGGGGCTCAGGCTCTAAAAAGTACCTGTGGGATAACAGAGCTCTGCAGGCACTCGTAAAAGAAGCTGATGACCTAAAAAAGGTGCTCTCCGCGATCTGCATTTCTCCTGTAGTACTGGCAAGAACAGGCATCTTGAAGGACAAAGAGAGCACAGTCTTCAAAAGTCCGGATACTGTACGTGAACTTAAGGAACATGGTGCTATCTATCTGGACAGGGAAGTAGTGGTTTCGGGTCGTGTGGTCACAGGGCGAGATCCTGCAAGTGCTGATGCGTTTGGAAAAGCCGTACTTGAGGCCCTGAAAAAAGCTTAA
- a CDS encoding class I SAM-dependent methyltransferase, whose amino-acid sequence MGFRNRVSLRDSMRGIVEEPLLQLVPKRFDYIGNVAVISIPPELAAYKEAIASKLFSMRGNTRAVLNKVSKLGGEHRVADFELLLGETTETIHRENGYTYKLDVKKVFFNPRLYSERRRVTSNIKSGEIIIIPFAGVGPFVLPAAGKGAKVYALEINPDACAWLRENIRINRFEGQVIVIQDDFENLFRTGEIFQILDSKTHKESQNGESGGNCKKVIPGEKIENGEKAGNKDFSGLPACSGPGKGTNKELQVQGSGFDRAIVPTPYGMDHFLVEITKLVRKEGHIHFYTFKAESQIPGLINEYEKMGLEVELYRRTGNVAPGISRWVFDLIKK is encoded by the coding sequence ATGGGTTTTCGAAATAGAGTGAGTTTGCGTGATTCAATGAGGGGAATCGTTGAAGAACCCCTACTTCAACTGGTTCCGAAACGTTTTGATTATATAGGGAATGTGGCCGTAATTTCGATTCCTCCGGAACTTGCGGCTTATAAAGAAGCTATTGCTTCAAAGCTATTTTCCATGCGGGGCAATACGCGGGCTGTGCTTAATAAGGTGAGCAAACTCGGAGGAGAGCACAGGGTTGCGGATTTTGAGCTTCTGCTTGGGGAAACGACTGAGACCATTCACAGAGAAAACGGCTATACCTACAAGCTGGATGTCAAAAAAGTCTTTTTTAATCCCCGGCTGTACTCTGAGAGAAGGCGGGTAACCTCAAATATTAAGTCGGGAGAAATTATCATAATTCCTTTTGCCGGAGTGGGCCCTTTTGTACTTCCTGCTGCAGGAAAAGGGGCAAAGGTTTATGCTCTCGAAATAAATCCCGACGCCTGTGCCTGGCTGAGGGAAAATATCAGGATTAACAGGTTTGAAGGGCAAGTAATCGTAATTCAGGATGATTTTGAGAATCTTTTTCGGACTGGGGAGATTTTCCAGATACTTGATTCAAAAACCCATAAAGAATCCCAAAATGGCGAAAGTGGTGGAAATTGCAAAAAAGTAATACCTGGCGAAAAAATCGAAAACGGTGAAAAAGCCGGAAATAAGGATTTTTCTGGCCTGCCCGCCTGTTCAGGTCCAGGCAAAGGAACGAATAAAGAGCTTCAGGTTCAGGGCAGCGGGTTTGATAGAGCCATAGTGCCTACACCATATGGAATGGATCATTTTCTTGTTGAAATCACAAAACTTGTTCGGAAGGAAGGGCATATTCACTTCTACACTTTCAAAGCCGAATCTCAGATTCCTGGGCTGATCAATGAATATGAAAAAATGGGACTTGAAGTGGAGCTGTACAGGCGGACAGGAAATGTTGCTCCAGGCATCAGCAGGTGGGTTTTTGACCTTATTAAAAAATAG
- a CDS encoding type 1 glutamine amidotransferase: MKIYCIQHVEFETLGTIVEWIEKRNHSLSITRLYENQNFPSLDRFDLLIVMGGPMNIYEYEKYPWLRKEKTFLKEAISAGKAVLGICLGAQLIADALKAEVFKNNDKEIGWFPVFKIKQESKNPLLKGIPEEFIAFHWHGDTFGLPEGAIRLFESGACKNQGFIYKNRVIGLQFHLEMSNRTIRNVIENCRDELIEGTYIQNEEEMLDKDSFLAESKLLIFRMLDNIQEIVKNT, encoded by the coding sequence ATGAAAATATACTGTATCCAGCACGTTGAGTTTGAAACATTGGGAACTATTGTTGAATGGATAGAAAAAAGAAATCACTCTTTATCAATAACACGTTTATATGAAAATCAGAACTTTCCCAGTCTAGATAGGTTCGATCTTCTCATAGTCATGGGTGGACCGATGAATATCTATGAGTATGAAAAATATCCCTGGCTAAGAAAAGAAAAAACATTTCTCAAAGAAGCTATTTCTGCAGGAAAAGCAGTACTTGGAATTTGCCTTGGCGCTCAGCTTATTGCTGATGCCCTAAAAGCCGAGGTATTTAAGAACAATGATAAGGAAATCGGATGGTTTCCGGTATTCAAGATCAAGCAGGAGTCTAAAAACCCTCTGCTAAAAGGCATTCCTGAAGAATTTATCGCTTTTCATTGGCATGGAGACACCTTCGGCCTGCCTGAAGGAGCAATAAGACTCTTTGAAAGTGGAGCTTGCAAAAATCAGGGTTTTATCTACAAAAACAGGGTAATTGGACTCCAGTTCCATCTGGAAATGAGCAACAGAACAATCAGAAACGTTATTGAAAACTGCAGGGATGAACTGATTGAAGGAACATATATCCAGAATGAGGAAGAAATGCTGGATAAAGATTCATTTTTAGCAGAGTCAAAGTTATTGATATTCAGGATGCTGGACAATATTCAGGAGATTGTTAAAAATACCTGA
- a CDS encoding TIGR00297 family protein — protein MNRAARFTKNGDFCQGIPVMHILYLLLILIAPFAGVNLLFIFSVVLFLGIRFSGKTILCDRDATSLIFSLALMLFVSVISGSYSYTYPFYIVLAAFAIAAVGNHKTSFSETDSVPDSNLRRRTIKKRSFSILWSSAFLALRIAAAFFAASWIVYWQKLPVSYNLIFFIAVIGAVTGSLFESIPSKIDKNISVPLGAGMTMWIFEDFRYWVSPEKMVVALVFSFILGVLAYRAKIADVSALLSAALLGFLIIVFSGLSWYLLLLTFFILGGGFTKYKYAYKESIGIAQAKDGIRSYENVFSNSTAALALAVAYGVFPEHSLPIIYAYMGTVATATGDTLASEIGTTAKGRPRMITTLKLSEPGVDGAVSLLGELAAIFGSAVIGVLAYLLGISDNFILTVLITTAGGFFGTNIDSFLGATLQKRGVLSNSGVNLVATFAGAGISAVLYFLIA, from the coding sequence ATGAACAGAGCTGCCCGATTCACTAAAAACGGGGATTTCTGCCAGGGAATTCCTGTAATGCATATCCTGTATCTCCTGCTCATTCTTATAGCTCCTTTTGCAGGGGTGAATCTTCTTTTTATCTTCTCTGTCGTCCTTTTCCTGGGAATACGGTTTTCTGGGAAAACCATTTTATGTGACAGAGATGCTACCAGCCTTATTTTTTCTCTGGCTCTCATGCTCTTTGTTTCCGTGATTTCTGGGAGCTATTCTTATACATATCCTTTCTACATAGTGCTCGCCGCATTTGCGATTGCGGCAGTCGGAAACCATAAAACCTCTTTTTCGGAAACAGATTCTGTACCTGATTCTAATTTAAGGCGGAGGACAATCAAAAAGAGGAGTTTTTCAATACTCTGGAGTTCGGCTTTCCTAGCACTTCGGATTGCTGCTGCATTCTTTGCCGCAAGCTGGATTGTCTACTGGCAGAAACTGCCGGTTTCATATAACCTGATATTCTTCATAGCTGTTATCGGGGCGGTTACCGGTTCTCTTTTCGAGTCAATCCCCTCCAAAATAGACAAGAATATTTCTGTGCCGCTGGGTGCAGGCATGACAATGTGGATTTTTGAAGATTTCAGGTACTGGGTGTCTCCTGAAAAAATGGTCGTAGCACTTGTATTCTCGTTTATCCTGGGTGTGCTGGCTTACAGAGCTAAGATTGCAGATGTCTCTGCCCTTCTGAGTGCTGCCCTTCTGGGATTCCTGATAATTGTCTTCAGTGGACTTTCCTGGTACCTGCTTCTGCTCACGTTTTTTATTCTTGGAGGCGGGTTTACAAAGTATAAATATGCATACAAAGAATCCATCGGGATTGCGCAGGCTAAGGACGGCATCCGGAGTTACGAAAATGTATTTTCAAACAGTACAGCAGCCCTTGCCCTTGCAGTAGCATATGGGGTTTTCCCGGAGCACAGTCTTCCGATCATCTATGCCTATATGGGTACGGTTGCAACAGCTACCGGAGATACTCTGGCAAGTGAAATAGGGACAACAGCAAAAGGAAGGCCAAGAATGATAACAACCCTCAAACTCTCGGAACCCGGGGTTGACGGAGCCGTATCATTGCTTGGTGAACTTGCTGCAATCTTCGGTTCTGCAGTGATAGGAGTCCTTGCATATTTACTGGGAATCTCGGATAATTTTATATTAACAGTCCTTATTACAACCGCAGGAGGGTTTTTCGGGACAAATATAGACAGCTTCCTTGGAGCTACACTTCAGAAAAGGGGAGTTCTTTCAAATAGTGGAGTCAATTTAGTGGCGACCTTTGCAGGAGCAGGGATCTCCGCTGTTTTGTATTTCCTTATAGCTTGA
- a CDS encoding dihydrolipoyl dehydrogenase — protein MENYDIIIIGTGSAMNYINPIFDSNPKMRVAVIDKDEPGGICLTRGCIPSKILLYPAELIREIETASIFGIKLEIKDIDFLAIMERMRRKIGEDIEAIRKSLTDDPYLDYYQESAEFISPYTLKVGEKTLHSEMIFLCTGSKPSIPPIKGLEEAGYLTSDTVLKLTECPKKLAILGGSFIAAEYGHFFSAMGASVTVIGRNSQFLPQEEPEISRLASMKMSEYMQIITNHEAIEVRKEDNGQKTVVARDRNSGKEVKVTVDEILVATGRAPNTDILHPEKAGIKTDTKGWILVNEFLETSQPNIWAFGDANGKYLLKHVANYESGIVYLNAILKEKVKADYHAVPHAVFSYPEIAGVGMREQEAVEKYGEERILIGLKFFEDTAKGSAMGIRDYFVKVILDSEEEKILGAHIIGPHASVLIHQIIPLMYTELRSPEPIMRGMDIHPSLNEVVTRAFYSRLPPENYHHFLKHIGFED, from the coding sequence ATGGAAAACTACGACATTATTATAATAGGTACGGGTTCTGCAATGAACTACATAAATCCTATTTTTGATTCAAACCCGAAAATGAGAGTTGCCGTTATCGACAAAGATGAACCAGGCGGGATCTGCCTTACCAGAGGGTGTATTCCTTCAAAAATCCTGCTTTATCCTGCCGAACTAATCCGGGAAATTGAAACTGCATCTATTTTTGGAATTAAGCTTGAAATAAAAGACATAGATTTCCTTGCCATTATGGAAAGAATGCGCAGGAAAATCGGAGAAGATATCGAGGCAATAAGGAAGAGTTTGACCGATGACCCGTATCTTGATTACTATCAAGAAAGTGCAGAGTTTATCTCACCTTACACCCTGAAAGTAGGTGAAAAAACCCTTCACTCTGAAATGATCTTTCTCTGTACCGGCTCAAAACCTTCAATTCCTCCCATTAAAGGCCTCGAAGAAGCAGGATACCTTACAAGTGATACTGTGCTTAAGCTCACGGAATGCCCAAAAAAGCTCGCCATCTTAGGAGGGAGTTTCATTGCAGCCGAATATGGGCATTTTTTTTCCGCTATGGGAGCCAGTGTCACAGTGATCGGAAGAAATTCCCAGTTTCTTCCACAGGAGGAACCCGAGATATCCAGACTTGCAAGTATGAAGATGTCGGAGTACATGCAGATAATTACAAACCACGAAGCTATAGAGGTTCGAAAAGAAGACAACGGGCAGAAAACGGTTGTTGCAAGGGATAGAAATTCTGGAAAGGAGGTAAAAGTCACTGTAGACGAAATCCTTGTGGCAACAGGAAGAGCCCCGAATACCGATATTCTCCATCCCGAAAAAGCCGGGATCAAAACAGATACCAAGGGCTGGATTCTGGTGAATGAGTTTCTTGAGACCTCACAACCGAATATCTGGGCGTTTGGAGACGCAAACGGAAAATACCTGCTAAAGCATGTAGCAAACTATGAGTCCGGAATAGTTTACCTTAATGCAATCCTGAAAGAAAAAGTAAAGGCAGACTATCATGCCGTACCCCACGCAGTATTTTCCTATCCTGAAATTGCCGGAGTAGGCATGAGAGAGCAAGAAGCCGTAGAAAAGTATGGAGAGGAAAGAATCCTCATAGGCCTCAAGTTTTTTGAAGATACTGCAAAAGGATCGGCTATGGGAATCAGAGATTATTTCGTAAAAGTGATTCTGGATTCGGAGGAAGAAAAAATCCTGGGAGCCCACATAATAGGCCCGCATGCTTCAGTCCTGATCCATCAGATAATTCCTCTCATGTATACGGAGTTAAGAAGTCCTGAACCAATAATGCGGGGTATGGATATTCACCCGTCCCTGAACGAAGTTGTAACCAGGGCCTTTTATTCGCGGCTGCCGCCTGAAAATTATCATCATTTCCTTAAACATATCGGGTTTGAGGACTGA
- a CDS encoding SagB/ThcOx family dehydrogenase, with product MTAELEAILAYHQASKHNFKAYAPGPHRLDLPLKPDPFLNYHGTRLFNLEIRSDEHIIAETFPAYEQAFSPEKLKPYEMSVKSISRLFFDSFAISAWKKAEGIKWPLRVNPSSGNLHPTEVYLLSGPVKGLLKTPSVCHYAPFPHALELRAELSSKTWELLSSGFPEGTFFVGLSSIFWRVSWKYGLRAFRYAQHDIGHAIAALTFAAAGLGWKTSLLADMGSDEIAVLLGISGEKGPEKQEPACLLAVYPAGKTCTKGRISSGAIPAFKNLSWKGVPNSLSPGHVEWVGLEKAASAAYKKETDYLENKEEVKEESKEEVKEESKEESNEESNEESNEESNEESNEGPKSYLQTASSLKTSSFGNLSELDTVPLRRVIRGRRSAIEMNNSAYLEKETFYAMLQRTLPQNNPIFNSLAFGSFTHLLIFVNRVKDLLPGLYIFLRKPEEKERFKAAIRSDFLWEKPKNCPSDLEFYLLMEETLDFFAAQLSCTQRKAADACFTACMLSEFEGPLSRFGAWIYPYLFWECGILGQLLYLEAEAYGLRGCGIGCFFDDPLHEAIGLKGLEFQDLYHFAVGYPLPEIGVRTLPAYKD from the coding sequence ATGACAGCGGAACTTGAAGCCATACTGGCTTATCACCAGGCAAGTAAACACAACTTCAAAGCTTATGCTCCGGGTCCTCATCGCCTGGATCTGCCTCTCAAGCCAGATCCCTTCCTTAACTATCATGGAACTCGACTTTTTAATCTGGAGATCCGGAGCGATGAGCATATAATAGCTGAGACTTTTCCTGCCTATGAACAGGCTTTCTCACCGGAAAAACTCAAGCCGTATGAAATGAGTGTGAAATCGATTTCCAGGCTTTTTTTTGACAGTTTCGCCATTTCTGCCTGGAAGAAAGCAGAAGGTATAAAATGGCCTCTTCGCGTTAATCCTTCAAGTGGAAACCTTCATCCTACCGAGGTTTACCTTCTTTCCGGTCCTGTGAAGGGGCTTCTGAAAACCCCGTCTGTCTGCCATTATGCTCCTTTTCCTCATGCTCTTGAACTCAGAGCGGAACTTTCGTCAAAGACCTGGGAGCTATTAAGTTCGGGCTTTCCTGAAGGCACTTTTTTCGTGGGGCTGAGTTCAATTTTCTGGCGGGTTTCCTGGAAATATGGGCTCAGAGCCTTTCGATATGCACAGCATGATATTGGGCATGCAATCGCTGCTCTGACCTTTGCTGCTGCCGGGCTCGGCTGGAAAACAAGTCTTCTTGCAGACATGGGTTCGGACGAGATTGCAGTGCTTCTTGGCATTTCCGGAGAGAAAGGTCCTGAAAAACAGGAGCCTGCCTGTCTGCTTGCGGTCTATCCGGCAGGAAAGACCTGTACAAAAGGCAGGATTTCTTCCGGAGCGATTCCTGCTTTTAAAAATCTTTCCTGGAAAGGCGTTCCTAACAGTTTAAGCCCAGGGCATGTTGAATGGGTAGGTCTCGAAAAAGCGGCCTCGGCAGCTTATAAGAAGGAAACCGATTACCTTGAAAATAAAGAAGAAGTAAAAGAAGAATCAAAAGAAGAAGTAAAAGAAGAATCAAAAGAAGAATCAAATGAAGAATCAAATGAAGAATCAAATGAAGAATCAAATGAAGAATCAAATGAAGGACCAAAATCCTATTTGCAGACTGCTTCATCACTAAAAACCAGCAGCTTCGGGAACCTGTCCGAGCTTGATACAGTTCCTCTGCGCAGAGTTATCCGGGGAAGGAGAAGTGCTATTGAGATGAATAACAGCGCATACCTAGAAAAAGAAACTTTCTATGCGATGCTGCAAAGAACCCTTCCGCAAAACAATCCGATTTTCAATTCGCTTGCGTTTGGTTCCTTTACTCACCTGCTCATTTTCGTGAACCGCGTAAAGGACCTACTTCCGGGACTTTATATTTTCCTTCGCAAACCCGAAGAAAAAGAGAGGTTTAAAGCTGCGATCAGGTCGGACTTTTTATGGGAAAAACCGAAAAATTGCCCATCAGATCTTGAGTTTTATCTGTTGATGGAAGAAACTCTGGATTTTTTTGCAGCCCAGCTTTCCTGTACACAGAGAAAAGCTGCCGATGCCTGTTTTACTGCCTGCATGCTTTCGGAGTTCGAAGGTCCTCTGAGCAGGTTCGGAGCCTGGATATATCCGTACCTTTTCTGGGAATGCGGAATTCTTGGGCAGCTTCTTTATCTTGAAGCCGAAGCATATGGCCTCAGGGGCTGTGGGATCGGGTGTTTCTTTGATGATCCTTTGCATGAAGCTATAGGGCTCAAAGGGCTTGAGTTCCAGGACCTCTACCATTTCGCTGTTGGCTATCCACTTCCGGAGATAGGTGTTAGAACTCTTCCTGCATACAAAGATTGA
- a CDS encoding ABC transporter ATP-binding protein: MQNILSVQSLTKKFDDFTAVKDISFNVETGSIFAFLGPNGAGKSTTIKMLTTVLKPTSGKISINGFNALKEQDKARASFGIVFQDSSLDEELTAYENIVYHAVIYKVPKKERDERIRKALEIVGLWNRREDYVKNYSGGMKRRLEIARSLVHYPKILFLDEPTVGLDPQTRNSIWDHIKKLNKERKMTIFLTTHYMEEAEAVADQIAIIDHGKIIESGTVEEIKKRTETESLEEAFLKLTGRDIRDDSESGHRVRAIRGMRRRARH; this comes from the coding sequence ATGCAAAACATACTCTCAGTCCAATCTCTTACAAAGAAATTTGATGACTTTACGGCTGTAAAAGATATCAGTTTCAATGTTGAAACCGGTTCGATCTTTGCTTTTCTCGGGCCAAACGGGGCAGGTAAGTCCACAACTATCAAAATGCTCACAACTGTTTTGAAACCCACATCAGGAAAAATAAGCATTAATGGTTTCAATGCGCTTAAAGAGCAGGACAAAGCCCGTGCATCTTTCGGGATAGTTTTTCAGGACTCCAGCCTTGATGAAGAACTGACTGCTTACGAGAATATTGTTTACCATGCAGTCATCTATAAGGTACCTAAAAAAGAAAGGGACGAAAGAATCCGAAAAGCCCTTGAAATTGTCGGGCTCTGGAACAGGCGGGAAGATTATGTGAAAAACTATTCAGGCGGCATGAAGCGCAGGCTTGAGATTGCAAGGTCGCTTGTTCACTACCCTAAAATCCTTTTCCTTGACGAGCCCACTGTAGGCCTTGATCCCCAGACTCGAAATTCTATATGGGACCATATCAAAAAGTTGAACAAAGAAAGAAAGATGACAATTTTTCTGACCACGCATTACATGGAAGAAGCCGAAGCAGTTGCAGACCAGATTGCAATCATTGATCACGGAAAAATTATAGAATCCGGCACTGTTGAAGAAATAAAGAAACGGACAGAAACCGAATCCTTAGAAGAGGCTTTTCTGAAATTAACAGGCCGGGACATCAGAGATGATAGCGAGTCTGGGCACAGAGTACGAGCTATAAGGGGTATGAGAAGGAGGGCCAGGCATTGA
- a CDS encoding ABC transporter permease produces MIEVIYILWLRQLKHYWRSKSRLLGSLGQPLLFLITFGFGFGPMYSRASGGANYLDFLAPGIVSMSILFTAIFSGLEVIWDRQFGFLKETMVAPISRTEIMIGKTLGGATIAMIQGLIVLGLTYLLGFRVPGLASLAVGLVFMSLIAIFFTGLGLAIASKMKDMQGFQLIMNFLIMPIFFLSGALFPLENLPPAIYFISRIDPLTYGVDGLRGAIAGMNVFGIYNDLAIIGLLSALVCMVGAFLFSKIEA; encoded by the coding sequence TTGATCGAGGTAATTTATATCCTATGGCTCAGGCAGCTAAAACACTACTGGCGCTCAAAGTCCAGACTGCTGGGTTCTCTCGGACAGCCTCTACTCTTTCTGATTACATTTGGGTTCGGGTTCGGCCCAATGTATTCCAGGGCAAGTGGAGGAGCAAACTACCTGGATTTTCTTGCACCAGGAATCGTCTCAATGTCTATTCTGTTTACTGCTATCTTTTCGGGGCTTGAGGTTATCTGGGACAGACAATTCGGCTTTCTCAAAGAGACCATGGTAGCTCCGATCTCAAGGACAGAAATTATGATCGGAAAAACCCTTGGAGGCGCAACCATAGCCATGATCCAGGGTTTGATCGTGCTGGGCTTGACCTATCTACTTGGGTTTAGAGTTCCAGGTCTTGCAAGCCTTGCCGTCGGGCTGGTCTTCATGTCCTTAATAGCTATCTTCTTTACAGGTCTGGGCCTTGCCATAGCCTCAAAAATGAAAGATATGCAGGGTTTCCAGTTAATCATGAACTTCCTGATTATGCCTATCTTCTTCCTGTCCGGCGCCCTCTTCCCCCTCGAAAACCTGCCGCCAGCGATCTATTTCATAAGCAGGATCGATCCCCTTACCTATGGGGTAGACGGCTTAAGAGGAGCCATTGCCGGAATGAACGTGTTTGGTATCTATAATGACCTGGCAATAATAGGTTTGCTCTCGGCTCTTGTCTGCATGGTCGGAGCATTTTTGTTTTCAAAAATAGAGGCATAA